The following proteins come from a genomic window of Falsibacillus albus:
- a CDS encoding M3 family oligoendopeptidase: MNQLRTIFDSLTYEHDYHKLIEEFDNAATFDQQNGVFMKLNDLRFSFETALNYARLQHFRNMQDEYYSSEYQKFSQFETTYSKLTGVFYRSLLKAKFRDELENLYGKQLFSLAKIKQNSYSEDIEEELQKENRLIADYQSLLGKSVIQYDNQTFSLSSITPYLSSSDRNTRRKAHLAKTAFFMEHENELDDILDELVITRNQIAEKLGMTSFIQLGYNRMNRTGHTPEDLKQYRKQVARHGIPFVAKLRDKQAKRIGVSKLKYFDENCLFPEGAPAPKGSHKDILSTFKMMFDELGPETKDFFHELTSKNNMDLAFREGKWGGNFATFVGEDKSPFLFTNFHGISNDIRVFTHEAGHAFQFFMSRHWNIPEYLLPYDSAEVFSFAMERIAWPWMNQFFGEETEKYQLAHLTTAFTYMPLASAVDEFEHFLYEQPQVSTSDRKKMWRDLEQKYMPERDYDGNEFLKSGTGFYEIAHLFTTPFYFMDYDLAHYCSVQIWALHQKNPSKAWKTYLNMCRIGGSQPFHELIKNAGLLSPFEENSVKVLLSDVEEWIETAGD, from the coding sequence ATGAATCAATTAAGAACAATTTTTGATAGTTTGACCTATGAGCATGACTATCACAAACTAATTGAGGAATTTGATAATGCTGCGACATTTGATCAACAGAATGGCGTATTCATGAAATTGAATGATCTCCGGTTCTCCTTCGAAACTGCACTCAATTATGCAAGGCTTCAGCACTTTCGAAATATGCAAGATGAATATTACAGCAGCGAATACCAAAAATTCAGCCAATTCGAGACCACTTATTCAAAGCTCACAGGCGTATTTTACCGATCTTTATTAAAGGCAAAGTTCAGAGATGAACTCGAAAACCTTTATGGAAAACAGCTGTTCAGCTTGGCAAAAATCAAACAAAATTCTTATTCGGAAGACATTGAAGAAGAGCTTCAGAAAGAAAACCGGCTCATTGCCGACTATCAATCCTTGCTTGGCAAATCGGTCATTCAGTATGATAATCAAACGTTTAGCCTATCCTCTATCACACCTTACTTATCATCTTCTGATCGAAACACACGTAGAAAAGCTCACCTTGCGAAGACAGCATTTTTCATGGAACATGAGAATGAATTGGACGATATTCTAGATGAACTCGTCATCACTAGGAATCAGATTGCCGAAAAGTTGGGCATGACCTCCTTTATTCAGCTCGGCTACAATCGAATGAATCGAACGGGCCACACGCCTGAAGACCTCAAGCAATATCGAAAACAAGTTGCGCGCCATGGTATCCCTTTTGTTGCAAAGCTGCGAGACAAACAAGCGAAAAGAATCGGGGTATCCAAATTGAAATATTTCGATGAAAACTGCTTATTCCCTGAAGGGGCACCAGCGCCAAAAGGGTCGCACAAGGATATCTTATCCACCTTTAAGATGATGTTTGATGAACTTGGCCCTGAAACGAAGGATTTTTTCCATGAACTAACATCTAAAAACAATATGGATCTTGCCTTTCGCGAAGGAAAATGGGGTGGAAATTTCGCCACATTTGTTGGAGAAGACAAATCGCCTTTCCTCTTCACCAACTTTCATGGCATATCGAATGATATCCGCGTCTTCACTCATGAAGCCGGCCATGCCTTCCAATTTTTTATGTCCAGGCATTGGAACATCCCGGAATATCTCCTTCCATATGATTCAGCGGAAGTCTTCTCGTTTGCTATGGAACGGATTGCTTGGCCATGGATGAATCAATTTTTCGGAGAGGAAACGGAGAAATATCAATTGGCACACCTTACTACAGCTTTCACTTATATGCCACTTGCAAGTGCCGTTGATGAATTCGAACATTTTTTGTATGAACAACCTCAAGTTTCAACCTCAGACCGTAAAAAGATGTGGCGTGATTTGGAGCAGAAGTATATGCCTGAACGGGACTATGATGGTAATGAATTTTTGAAAAGCGGTACGGGATTCTATGAGATTGCCCATCTCTTTACGACGCCGTTTTATTTCATGGATTATGATCTTGCGCATTACTGTTCTGTGCAGATATGGGCACTCCATCAAAAAAATCCATCCAAAGCCTGGAAAACATATTTGAATATGTGCAGAATTGGAGGAAGCCAGCCCTTCCATGAATTAATCAAGAACGCTGGTTTGTTATCGCCTTTTGAAGAAAACAGCGTAAAAGTGTTATTAAGTGATGTGGAGGAATGGATAGAAACTGCAGGTGACTAA
- a CDS encoding MFS transporter, whose product MTEATVQAEVNEENKDSFKNLIAIKHYRLLIAGQFVSTLGDGVYALSLIWAMKLLSGSALFMSLVLTAEVIPTIIFGIFAGVLVDRGNQKRFMMMADIFRGLVVLAIVILFWLNMLLPWMLIAAAAVASSFDAFFSPAKSVAIRTIVPDHLMTRAQSLSSTIQTVVGLASPALAGVLLVFSVPTAFLFNAFSFFVSFFFILFIKEKSLVEKPSNKLNKKSFSHDLKTGLKTIITVPIIRGMIIYLILINFMLAPVAVIFPLFVDNASQLAMVEIAFFIGIFIGSITINLFSKFRKIVPMITGLCLMLGAFGILAFCDNFVEVLILIALAGIGSPLASIALQSLFLVKVPRELLGRSQSTMRVLLESSKPVSLLLTGTLLVHFSIHHLFLGIAIFGGAVVLLMILNPVIRKDNRLKVRKLVKGNSVSVMRTTKKGRRWHENPPSFLLSHLQFLSIPPHHLITLLRCFLQKAITNQRS is encoded by the coding sequence ATGACTGAAGCAACAGTGCAAGCGGAAGTGAATGAAGAAAATAAAGACAGCTTTAAAAATTTGATTGCGATCAAACATTACCGATTGCTCATTGCCGGTCAATTTGTATCCACTTTGGGAGATGGCGTCTATGCCTTATCCCTCATCTGGGCAATGAAATTATTGTCTGGTTCTGCTTTGTTCATGTCACTTGTGTTGACAGCGGAAGTGATACCAACCATTATCTTTGGTATTTTTGCAGGTGTGCTTGTAGATCGAGGAAATCAAAAAAGGTTCATGATGATGGCAGATATTTTTCGCGGTCTTGTGGTATTGGCTATTGTGATTCTTTTTTGGCTGAATATGCTTCTTCCATGGATGCTCATCGCTGCCGCAGCGGTTGCATCATCGTTCGATGCTTTTTTCTCGCCTGCTAAATCAGTTGCCATCAGAACCATTGTACCCGACCATTTAATGACAAGGGCTCAAAGCCTTTCGTCTACTATTCAAACAGTGGTGGGGCTGGCGTCGCCTGCATTGGCAGGTGTGTTGCTCGTATTTAGTGTCCCAACCGCCTTTCTATTCAATGCCTTTTCATTTTTTGTGTCTTTCTTTTTTATTTTATTCATAAAAGAGAAAAGCTTAGTGGAAAAGCCATCAAATAAATTAAACAAGAAAAGCTTTAGCCATGATTTAAAGACCGGACTAAAAACCATCATTACCGTCCCTATTATACGGGGGATGATCATTTATTTAATTCTGATCAACTTTATGCTCGCACCGGTCGCAGTAATATTCCCGTTATTTGTGGATAATGCCTCCCAATTGGCCATGGTTGAGATCGCGTTTTTTATCGGCATTTTTATTGGATCGATTACAATTAATCTTTTTAGCAAGTTCAGAAAAATTGTACCTATGATAACTGGGCTTTGTTTAATGCTTGGAGCATTTGGTATTTTAGCTTTTTGTGATAACTTTGTTGAAGTGTTGATTTTAATTGCTCTTGCAGGGATAGGAAGCCCATTGGCAAGCATCGCATTGCAATCCCTATTCTTGGTGAAGGTGCCAAGGGAGCTGTTGGGAAGATCACAAAGTACAATGAGAGTGCTGCTTGAGTCAAGCAAACCCGTTTCACTGTTGCTTACCGGTACATTGCTTGTCCACTTCAGCATCCATCATTTATTTCTGGGCATCGCCATTTTCGGTGGTGCAGTCGTTCTTCTGATGATTTTAAATCCAGTGATTAGAAAAGACAATAGATTGAAAGTAAGGAAACTGGTTAAAGGAAATTCTGTAAGTGTTATGAGAACGACCAAAAAAGGAAGGAGGTGGCATGAGAATCCTCCTTCCTTTTTACTTAGTCACCTGCAGTTTCTATCCATTCCTCCACATCACTTAATAACACTTTTACGCTGTTTTCTTCAAAAGGCGATAACAAACCAGCGTTCTTGA
- a CDS encoding FtsX-like permease family protein gives MSCGLSFLFNISESNKGTVVDTLQKRWKSTYDIVVRPPESLHVSDANNGLLEPNFLSNIQGGISFDQYDEIKRMNGIDVAAPIAMIGYTGLGIQINKKIENVVQEPGVYKETNIMSQDNSYQTTTYFTVGDDYFINPRLASNPLENGLYSHSTQLLVGIDPVQEAKLVGLDDTLAKFGQNRYFNLDADEAFGSNGKVTIPVLINPNPIGKMMFQNKVDKIDVSQSQIIKLQSQNQDDITAYLDQKKSEKNVYSFTASGKQLQDTIFNETENTNPFTGEKQLQTIGTFQPSSVMFYKTNPISYKEIESPFKERWKYAFQVNEQKLDDKDATRFPSNTFRMLNAIPVKERPTVRYDVLGFFDPSHLKISKDPLSELPMETYRAPSAKLVLNGKDEPVNPPVTITSSGTPVGLLTEQPTLITTLGAAKLLGGEKPISAIRIRVAGVKKISDENQKKVEDVARQIEKRTGLIADVTIGSSPQPVLIHIQKIDHDGGWIEQPWIHLGASYTIFKETSMGFSGVIATVIAVAIIYVLATNYVSLLSRKKDFAVLLSLGWKTKDLFRLVMIECGLLSAVSLFLVWGISFIWAGQGHAISILKLLIASLFVILIYYSGSLISGSLIRKITPYETIQTGEVSTMGKRFISTNGIVKMVLNQVLGKFQRNMLSILAIAFPTALVSFFLFITFRLKGVMYSTWMGEFLVMKIGTNHYIAMGIACFIAIVTTAEITWQNVVERKREFSMLMAVGWTQTSLKTLIYLEGIIIGLIGGGLGVAISILMIIFLYGNITFIDFLYVLPTIVIPLLIGFIASIIPSRILSKISPFIGLKG, from the coding sequence ATGAGCTGTGGCCTCAGTTTTTTATTCAATATTTCAGAGTCAAATAAAGGAACGGTTGTTGATACACTGCAAAAAAGATGGAAATCTACCTACGATATTGTCGTAAGGCCGCCTGAAAGTCTTCATGTATCGGATGCAAACAATGGACTGCTTGAGCCGAATTTTTTAAGTAATATCCAAGGCGGAATCAGTTTTGACCAATACGACGAAATTAAAAGGATGAATGGAATCGATGTTGCTGCACCGATTGCGATGATAGGCTACACGGGACTAGGTATCCAGATCAATAAAAAAATCGAGAATGTTGTTCAGGAACCTGGAGTCTATAAAGAAACGAATATTATGTCACAGGACAATAGCTATCAGACAACGACATATTTTACAGTTGGTGATGATTATTTTATCAATCCCCGATTGGCATCAAACCCACTCGAAAATGGATTGTACAGTCATTCCACTCAGCTATTGGTTGGGATTGATCCGGTTCAGGAAGCGAAACTCGTCGGCCTTGATGATACATTGGCCAAGTTTGGGCAAAACCGTTACTTCAATCTCGATGCGGATGAAGCATTTGGTTCAAATGGGAAGGTTACCATTCCGGTCTTAATCAATCCGAATCCAATCGGAAAAATGATGTTTCAGAATAAAGTGGATAAAATCGATGTTTCTCAAAGTCAAATAATAAAACTGCAATCTCAAAATCAAGATGACATAACCGCCTATTTGGATCAAAAGAAATCAGAAAAGAATGTTTATTCTTTTACAGCGTCTGGAAAACAGTTGCAGGACACCATTTTTAATGAAACCGAAAACACAAATCCATTTACCGGTGAAAAACAGCTTCAAACAATCGGGACCTTTCAACCGTCTTCTGTCATGTTTTATAAAACAAATCCAATTTCTTATAAGGAAATAGAGAGCCCGTTTAAAGAACGCTGGAAATATGCCTTTCAAGTCAATGAACAAAAGCTAGATGATAAGGATGCAACCCGGTTTCCGTCCAATACCTTCCGAATGCTCAATGCCATCCCGGTTAAAGAGAGGCCAACGGTTCGGTATGATGTCCTCGGTTTCTTCGATCCATCCCACTTGAAAATTTCAAAGGATCCTTTATCTGAGCTTCCCATGGAGACCTATCGTGCACCAAGCGCGAAGCTTGTGTTGAATGGAAAGGACGAGCCGGTAAATCCACCAGTAACGATTACTTCATCTGGAACACCGGTCGGGCTATTGACTGAACAGCCCACGTTGATCACCACATTGGGAGCAGCAAAGCTTTTGGGAGGAGAAAAACCGATTTCGGCCATCCGGATTCGTGTTGCTGGCGTCAAGAAGATCAGTGATGAAAACCAAAAGAAAGTAGAGGACGTTGCAAGACAAATTGAAAAACGAACAGGACTAATAGCCGATGTGACAATAGGATCTTCACCCCAGCCGGTCCTGATCCATATTCAAAAAATAGATCATGATGGAGGGTGGATCGAACAGCCTTGGATTCATCTTGGGGCTTCTTATACGATTTTTAAAGAAACTTCAATGGGCTTTTCCGGAGTTATTGCTACTGTGATTGCAGTTGCCATTATCTATGTGCTGGCAACCAACTACGTCTCTCTATTATCGAGAAAAAAAGATTTCGCTGTCTTGCTCTCATTGGGCTGGAAAACAAAAGACCTTTTTCGCCTTGTAATGATTGAGTGCGGTCTTCTCAGCGCTGTTTCTCTTTTCCTCGTATGGGGCATTTCATTCATTTGGGCTGGCCAAGGACATGCCATCTCCATCCTAAAACTTTTGATTGCCAGTTTGTTTGTAATCTTAATCTATTATTCAGGATCTTTGATTTCAGGAAGCCTGATTAGAAAAATCACCCCTTATGAAACCATTCAAACGGGTGAAGTATCGACAATGGGAAAACGCTTTATATCAACAAACGGCATAGTGAAAATGGTGTTGAATCAGGTTCTTGGAAAATTTCAACGGAATATGCTCTCAATATTGGCCATTGCATTTCCAACTGCATTAGTGTCATTTTTCCTCTTTATCACGTTCCGTTTAAAGGGCGTGATGTATAGTACCTGGATGGGGGAGTTCCTCGTGATGAAAATTGGAACAAACCACTACATTGCCATGGGTATAGCTTGTTTCATTGCCATTGTAACGACTGCTGAGATCACCTGGCAAAACGTAGTGGAAAGGAAACGGGAATTCTCTATGTTGATGGCTGTGGGGTGGACACAAACTTCATTGAAAACGTTGATCTATTTGGAAGGCATCATCATCGGCTTGATTGGAGGAGGGCTGGGAGTGGCCATATCCATTCTTATGATCATCTTCTTATATGGAAACATCACATTCATTGATTTTCTATATGTTCTGCCAACCATCGTCATTCCGCTTCTAATCGGATTTATCGCTTCAATCATACCAAGTCGTATTTTAAGTAAAATCAGTCCATTTATAGGTTTGAAAGGCTGA
- a CDS encoding VOC family protein — MLNNVCVITVKVDDLKKAMDFYTNVLDFEISKRYGEKIVSLVHHSVPIVLEETVNNHRNGTPSVLLGILSNNIEEDFNRLKSLGAKVLFAEPQPCPPGRFFMIEDPAGNHIEIVEFSNE, encoded by the coding sequence ATGTTGAATAATGTATGTGTGATTACGGTTAAAGTGGATGATTTGAAGAAGGCGATGGACTTTTACACGAATGTCTTGGATTTTGAAATATCAAAGCGCTATGGAGAAAAGATCGTCAGCCTCGTCCATCACTCTGTACCGATTGTGTTAGAAGAAACAGTAAATAATCATCGTAATGGAACTCCTTCAGTTCTGTTGGGCATCCTATCAAACAATATCGAGGAGGATTTCAACAGATTAAAGTCGTTGGGAGCAAAAGTACTGTTTGCTGAACCACAACCATGTCCTCCAGGGAGATTCTTTATGATCGAGGACCCGGCTGGCAATCATATTGAAATCGTCGAGTTTTCAAATGAATGA
- a CDS encoding ABC transporter ATP-binding protein yields the protein MSNQRRPQRGMQMGHGPGGGNMMMMGQKAKDFKGTLKRLLMYLKPRQSRLIAVFAAAILSTVFMIAGPKIMGTAITKLFEGAYGKFMGVPGAGIDFAGIGRILLTLAGLYVLSSLFTYVQQYLMSTVAQRTVYDLREDVNKKLEKLLLKYFDGHSHGDTLSRMSNDIDTIGTTLQQSLTQFITSIVTIIGIIIMMLTISPLLTLISIVSLPLSMFGIRPILKRSQKHFADQQRTLGQLNGHIEEMYTGHQVVKAFGHEKKAGAEFDRVNEELYEAGSKAQFISGIIMPMMMFIGNISYVLISVVGGILVTKRAISIGDIQAFITYTRQFTQPITQTANIANIIQSTVAAAERVFELLDEEEEVKDVTEVSVTRAKGAVDFEHVDFGYGEELLINDMNIHVKPGQTVAIVGPTGAGKTTLINLLMRFYELRGGRILIDGFDTREMSREDLRKNFGMVLQDTWLFNGTIRENLAYGKTGAADEEVTDAARTAHADHFIRTLPDGYETVLNEEASNISQGQKQLLTIARAILADPPIMILDEATSSVDTRTEIFIQKAMNRLMEGRTSFVIAHRLSTIKDADLILVMDQGAVIEQGTHDELLDQNGFYADLYNSQFSEKAVG from the coding sequence ATGAGTAATCAAAGAAGACCTCAAAGGGGTATGCAGATGGGACATGGTCCCGGCGGCGGCAACATGATGATGATGGGGCAGAAGGCGAAGGACTTTAAAGGTACCTTAAAGAGACTTTTGATGTACTTAAAACCTCGCCAGAGTCGATTGATCGCTGTTTTTGCCGCAGCCATCCTGAGCACCGTGTTTATGATTGCAGGTCCAAAAATCATGGGCACGGCGATTACGAAATTATTCGAAGGAGCCTACGGGAAATTCATGGGGGTGCCTGGTGCGGGAATTGACTTTGCAGGCATCGGAAGAATCCTACTAACCCTTGCAGGATTGTATGTTTTGAGTAGTTTGTTTACGTATGTCCAACAATATTTAATGTCAACTGTCGCTCAACGAACAGTGTATGATCTAAGGGAAGATGTCAATAAGAAGCTCGAGAAGCTCCTGCTGAAATACTTTGACGGACATTCCCACGGAGATACACTTAGCCGAATGTCCAATGATATCGATACGATTGGAACAACTTTGCAGCAAAGTTTGACCCAATTCATCACATCGATTGTCACCATCATCGGGATCATCATTATGATGCTGACAATCAGTCCGCTTTTGACGCTCATTTCGATAGTAAGTCTGCCGCTATCCATGTTCGGCATCCGCCCGATATTAAAACGCTCGCAAAAGCATTTTGCCGACCAGCAGCGGACGCTTGGCCAATTGAATGGACATATTGAGGAAATGTATACGGGACATCAAGTCGTGAAGGCGTTCGGACATGAGAAAAAAGCCGGTGCCGAGTTTGATAGGGTGAATGAAGAATTATATGAAGCAGGAAGCAAGGCGCAATTCATATCAGGAATCATCATGCCGATGATGATGTTCATCGGAAATATCAGCTATGTGCTGATCAGTGTCGTCGGAGGGATACTCGTTACAAAACGTGCAATATCCATCGGTGACATCCAAGCCTTCATCACATATACACGACAATTCACGCAGCCGATCACACAGACTGCCAATATCGCTAACATCATCCAATCGACGGTAGCCGCAGCGGAACGCGTCTTTGAGCTGCTTGATGAAGAGGAAGAAGTGAAAGATGTGACCGAAGTGAGTGTTACAAGAGCAAAAGGAGCAGTCGACTTCGAACATGTGGATTTTGGCTATGGAGAAGAATTATTGATCAACGATATGAATATCCATGTGAAGCCAGGGCAGACCGTGGCCATTGTCGGCCCGACAGGCGCAGGGAAAACGACGCTCATCAATCTACTGATGCGTTTCTATGAGTTGAGAGGTGGTAGGATCCTTATCGACGGATTTGATACGCGTGAAATGTCCAGGGAAGATCTTCGAAAAAATTTCGGGATGGTCCTTCAGGATACATGGTTATTCAACGGAACCATCAGAGAGAATTTAGCATATGGGAAAACCGGGGCTGCCGATGAAGAAGTCACGGATGCGGCGCGTACCGCACATGCCGATCATTTTATCCGGACGCTGCCAGATGGCTATGAGACTGTCCTCAACGAGGAAGCTTCGAATATCTCACAAGGCCAGAAGCAGCTTTTGACCATTGCCAGGGCCATCTTAGCCGATCCACCGATTATGATTCTTGATGAAGCCACATCAAGTGTCGATACGCGTACGGAAATCTTTATCCAGAAGGCGATGAACCGTTTGATGGAAGGAAGAACTAGTTTTGTCATCGCACACAGGCTTTCCACTATCAAGGACGCTGACCTTATCCTTGTCATGGACCAGGGGGCCGTGATCGAGCAGGGGACACACGATGAATTATTGGATCAAAATGGATTTTATGCAGATCTTTACAACAGTCAATTTTCCGAAAAGGCAGTCGGTTAG
- a CDS encoding NUDIX domain-containing protein, giving the protein MKIRNSVKAIIIKEENLLTIKKVSGDQEFYILPGGGQEHGETLEIALKRECVEEVNTDVEVGNLIFMREYIGKNHEFSEKHRHVHQIEFMFHCKINEWANVKIGVNPDQDQVGVEWLPIKELYKFDLYPKEIRSRIIGFFQGIENNVYLGDIN; this is encoded by the coding sequence TTGAAAATTAGGAATTCGGTAAAAGCTATTATTATTAAGGAAGAAAATCTATTAACAATAAAAAAAGTGAGTGGGGATCAAGAGTTTTATATTCTGCCTGGTGGTGGACAAGAACATGGTGAGACACTTGAAATAGCATTAAAAAGAGAGTGTGTAGAAGAAGTAAACACAGATGTTGAGGTTGGGAATTTAATCTTTATGCGTGAATATATTGGAAAAAACCATGAATTCTCAGAAAAACACCGTCATGTTCATCAAATAGAATTTATGTTTCACTGCAAAATCAATGAGTGGGCAAATGTAAAAATAGGAGTTAATCCAGATCAAGATCAGGTTGGGGTTGAATGGCTTCCAATAAAAGAACTGTACAAATTTGACTTGTACCCTAAAGAAATCAGATCAAGAATAATAGGATTTTTTCAAGGAATCGAGAACAATGTCTATTTAGGTGATATTAATTAA
- a CDS encoding AraC family transcriptional regulator yields MAHSDEHTAIVIKAIEMMKRNLDEELTTEEMALEVGSSPYHFSRIFKSVTGISPRHYLWRTDRIRKESIGRSIDFNDKNLDVYRF; encoded by the coding sequence ATGGCACATTCGGATGAGCACACTGCAATTGTCATCAAAGCTATAGAAATGATGAAAAGGAATTTGGATGAAGAATTAACAACTGAAGAGATGGCTTTGGAAGTTGGCTCCAGCCCCTATCATTTTTCCAGGATTTTTAAATCTGTTACCGGTATTTCTCCTCGACATTATTTGTGGCGTACGGATCGAATCAGGAAAGAATCTATTGGTAGATCCATCGACTTCAATGATAAAAACCTTGATGTCTATCGGTTTTAG
- a CDS encoding NUDIX hydrolase, with protein sequence MIKETPKHIVAVSAFVLNKIGETLLVKTHNRLDTWEPPGGQVELGEPLDIAVCREVFEETGFIITPIGITGVYYHATKQILSVVFRAKLIGGELTLQAEEIRQARFTKLNSENIDEYITRPHMKSRTLDAMKAEHFIPYETWETNPHHLLGRIDGDH encoded by the coding sequence ATGATAAAGGAAACCCCGAAGCACATCGTTGCCGTTTCTGCTTTCGTACTGAATAAAATAGGAGAAACGCTGTTGGTAAAAACACATAATCGATTAGATACTTGGGAGCCTCCAGGAGGACAGGTTGAACTGGGGGAACCATTGGACATAGCCGTCTGCCGTGAAGTTTTTGAAGAAACAGGTTTCATCATAACACCAATCGGCATTACCGGTGTTTATTATCATGCGACAAAGCAAATCTTATCGGTTGTATTCAGGGCAAAATTGATTGGTGGGGAACTGACACTGCAAGCGGAAGAAATCAGGCAAGCGCGTTTCACTAAACTGAACTCGGAGAATATTGATGAATATATTACCCGGCCGCATATGAAATCCAGAACCCTCGATGCCATGAAAGCTGAACATTTCATTCCGTATGAAACATGGGAAACGAATCCACATCATTTGTTGGGGAGAATAGATGGGGACCATTGA
- a CDS encoding helix-turn-helix transcriptional regulator — MVDPSTSMIKTLMSIGFRSQGTFSTTFKRFVGQSPKQFQSRIKGLHKFFKSYEQHEDRMHAADICPPIITCQVQHPNDFKGVIFIGLFPRPIPDQKPVMGTALQTPLRNCTFTGIPEGSYYLLAAAIPWKMNVTDLFLLEKAYRGKHDSPIVVDKYTDMIVDIKLRPPLPTDPPILVNLPQLLFDRKEI, encoded by the coding sequence TTGGTAGATCCATCGACTTCAATGATAAAAACCTTGATGTCTATCGGTTTTAGAAGCCAAGGAACATTCAGCACAACCTTTAAACGATTTGTCGGGCAATCGCCTAAACAATTTCAATCGCGAATCAAGGGATTACATAAATTTTTCAAATCGTATGAGCAACATGAAGACCGGATGCATGCCGCAGACATATGTCCTCCTATAATCACTTGTCAAGTTCAGCACCCAAACGATTTTAAAGGAGTGATTTTCATAGGACTCTTTCCACGACCAATTCCAGATCAAAAGCCTGTTATGGGAACAGCTCTGCAAACACCGTTAAGAAACTGTACTTTTACAGGAATTCCTGAAGGCAGCTACTATCTATTAGCTGCAGCTATTCCTTGGAAAATGAATGTAACAGATTTATTTTTGTTGGAAAAAGCTTACCGCGGAAAGCATGATTCACCGATTGTGGTTGATAAATACACCGATATGATTGTTGATATAAAACTTCGTCCGCCACTTCCAACTGATCCGCCAATTTTAGTGAACTTGCCTCAATTATTATTTGATAGGAAAGAAATATAG